A genomic stretch from Lathyrus oleraceus cultivar Zhongwan6 chromosome 2, CAAS_Psat_ZW6_1.0, whole genome shotgun sequence includes:
- the LOC127119649 gene encoding uncharacterized protein LOC127119649 isoform X1: MSSGGAGAVKPKEEEQDGISVHSPCKPPPSSASSLPKEQAQVELELRLLEALEIYPPIKLQGIHRHFVLYGLMEYLKRSFDRHFSSEEVLQLLDRFYNLEMLKTDDEDIDMLNHEEDFSLPQSFFGKEES; the protein is encoded by the exons ATGAGTAGTGGAGGTGCAGGAGCTGTAAAGCCCAAAGAGGAGGAACAAGATGGCATATCCGTTCATTCTCCTTGCAAACCTCCTCCTTCCTCCGCTTCCTCTCTCCCCAAG GAGCAAGCGCAGGTTGAATTGGAGCTCAGACTCTTGGAAGCTCTTGAGATTTATCCTCCAATAAAACTTCAAG GAATACATCGCCACTTTGTTCTTTATGGTCTGATGGAATATCTAAAGAGGAG TTTCGACAGACACTTCTCTTCTGAGGAGGTCCTTCAGTTGCTGGATCGGTTCTACAACTTAGAAATGCTG AAAACAGACGATGAAGATATCGATATGCTTAATCATGAAGAAGATTTCAGCTTGCCTCAGAGTTTCTTTGGAAAGGAAGAATCTTGA
- the LOC127119649 gene encoding uncharacterized protein LOC127119649 isoform X2 yields MSSGGAGAVKPKEEEQDGISVHSPCKPPPSSASSLPKVELELRLLEALEIYPPIKLQGIHRHFVLYGLMEYLKRSFDRHFSSEEVLQLLDRFYNLEMLKTDDEDIDMLNHEEDFSLPQSFFGKEES; encoded by the exons ATGAGTAGTGGAGGTGCAGGAGCTGTAAAGCCCAAAGAGGAGGAACAAGATGGCATATCCGTTCATTCTCCTTGCAAACCTCCTCCTTCCTCCGCTTCCTCTCTCCCCAAG GTTGAATTGGAGCTCAGACTCTTGGAAGCTCTTGAGATTTATCCTCCAATAAAACTTCAAG GAATACATCGCCACTTTGTTCTTTATGGTCTGATGGAATATCTAAAGAGGAG TTTCGACAGACACTTCTCTTCTGAGGAGGTCCTTCAGTTGCTGGATCGGTTCTACAACTTAGAAATGCTG AAAACAGACGATGAAGATATCGATATGCTTAATCATGAAGAAGATTTCAGCTTGCCTCAGAGTTTCTTTGGAAAGGAAGAATCTTGA